The nucleotide window GGATCTCTCGATAATGTGGGCCACCTACCTGCAGGAGGCGCTGTGAAGGTAGCGAGTGGGTCGCTGGGGAGACACagctggggaggggtgggaactATGCAGCTAGGGTCAGGGTCCTCACAGGTAGGCACCTGTCACCGCCCCTCAGTCTCTTCAGGAGTCATGTCTTCACCCACACCATTGCTGTTTTCCCATCATGTATCATCAGTCCTGACTGAGGCAGAAGTGAAGAGGCCCCAGCCCAGCCACCCCTCACCTGTCAGCTAGAGGCAGAACCTTGCTCCTGAGAGCCATGGCCTTCCTAACTGAGCCCATCCAGCCATTTGAGAAGGCCACAGGCTGGGACACAGACCACCCCCAGGCGAGCCAGGGGTTCTGCACCACACAGTTCTCCCCGGCTGTCTCGCGCAAGGGGAATGTGGGTTCCCACCCCATGTCAGGCTCCGCTCCTGGGCTGGGAGCAGGACAGCACATTCTTAGCTGCCAGTGACAGCAGGCTGCCTGGGGCCTCCCTCTGCAGGGCTCTGGGACAGAGCTCAAGTGGCAGAGGTTCCCATCCTCACGACTGGCTGGgcctcttctcccttccctctctcctctttcctcccttcctccttccacaGTACTGTGAGACCTTTTGTGTGCCAAGATGCTGTCTGTCCTTTGTTCCATGTCATCCATGGGTGAGGGGCCCATGAGGGGCGTCTTGCAGACCCCGAGCACAAGGATGGCTACTGCTGCTCGGGTTCAGGTGTGCAGGGGAGAGGGGCCAGGAGCCACTGCCCTGGGCCTTCCCTTCCATCTCTGCTCCCCAGTGCCAGCCACTGCCCAGCCCGTCCCCTGTCCCATCCTCTCCTGATGCTCTGACTGAAGCCTTGATCAGCTTCCAGGAACATCTGGGGGGTCCTTGCTGCCACAGGCTCTCAGTTCGTGCCCCCCACATCTCGTGAGGATGCCGTTCTCGCGCCCGTCTCAGTGGGGCATTAACTTGGCTTTAGTCTCTTGTCCAAGGACACAGCGAGCGAGTGTGGACCAGGATTCACATCTGGGCTTTTCTGACCCCAAGCCTTGTGTTCTTTTCCTTGTTCACATTATATCCCTTTATTAGTTCTggaattattgtttttaatcgAGGCCTATTTCTCACTATGCCGATTAGAAACCACTTCTCCCTTGTCACTTTTTGGGTATTTGGTGACACAGGCTTTCCAGCTCCCCAGTGGCCACTCGCAGCtgttctctcttctctgccttcctAACACTGAGTGTTCCATGTCCCCCAAATGTCCTCCTCCTATGAAGCCCTCCAGGCCTCCACAGTCTCCCTGGGTTATACCTCCTTGGACACCTTTCTGTCTCCCATGGACCCCTGGTCCCAGAATAGTGCCCAGCACAGACAAGGCCTCAGCACCTGTGTTCCTGACCAGACAGATGTGCAGGCAGGGCTGCCCGGGAGCTACTGAGGACCCCACTCTGTGTGCAAGGGGGTGGCCTGGGTTCAGGGAGGGTTTGGGAGGGTGGGCTGCACCCTTCGGGGGGCTACTCTTCAGGCTTGTTGCTCACTGTTGTCATGGCTACTTATTTGGTACCAGCCTGAGGCCTGGCACCTCTGCCCTCAGAGAGGCTTCATCAGAGCCTCACATGCCACAGAGGGGCTCTGAGAGTGTGTCACTGGCCCAGCTGCTCCTGACCCTCGGGAGTTGGTCTCCCAGgtgaggtggggtgggtggggccgGGGCACCTGCCTGGGATTCTCCAAGCGACTGTGCCTTGAGCCAGTGGGTGCCAGGGCAGCAAGGGTGGGGGCTATGTGTGAaacccaccaccatcaccccatCCCATTCCCCACCCCCGACTGACCCTGCACTGTCTCCCCCACTGTTTCATTGTAGACTGAGGGCGGTGGCAGCGAGGCTCCTCTGTGTCCGGGCCCCCCTGCTGGGGAGGAGCCGGCCATCTCTGAGGCAGCGCCTGAAACTGGTGCCCCCACTTCAGCCAGTGGCCTCAATGGCCACCCCACCCTGTCAGGGGGTGGTGACCAAAGGGAGGCCCAGACCTTGGACAGCCAGATCCAGGAGACAAGTAAGTGGCTGGGCTCGGCCTAAGGGCCAGCCAGGGGCCCTGCCACTGGCCGCAAATTGAAACTCCTTTGTTTTTGACTAGAGTGTGGCCTAAATTTTAACGAAGTAACCTTTTATTTTCCAGGCATCTAATGATGACATTCTGGTCTCGTCTTCCGTCTCCCCCGTGTTCCCCTCTTGTCTCCCTtgttcccctctcccttccctcctcccatgTCACTGCAGATTGAGACCTACAGGCTGACGTTCCGGGCAAATGCCAGGGCCCGCACCGACCACGGGGCCGACATTGTCTCCCGCCCCCCACACTTCCCTGGCGGCCCCAACTCGGGCTCCCGGGTCCTTGGCCCCTTTTCCCGGGCTGTCCACTAGACCAGTGAGCACTTGGGCGCCATGCTGGGCAGCCCGCTAGGCTCGCCTTTCCTCCTGCTTTGCGTGCCCGGGGCAGCGGCAGCCCTGCCCCATACCTCCTCTCACTCCCCAGCCCGGGCCCATCTCCCTGCTTTGGTCTTGCCCCATCACTGCGCCACTGCTCCGTGGAGGAGGTTGGGAGGGGGTTGGGGTGGTTGAGGCTAAATTGGGGATCTAGGAGAGGAGAAGCAGATTCCACCCTCATCTTTTTTTGGTTCTTTGGTCCAAACCCAAAAGAAACTGACatgccctccctcctccctggatCTACCTGGAGGGAAGAGTGGAGGTGGATTCCGAGTGGTGACACAACACTGACTGTGGAGCTTAAGCCACTGCCTCTCCCTTTGGCCCCACAAATGCGCCCCCTCCCCCATGCAGGTGGTGTCGGGCCCTTCTTGCTGCCCTGCCCCAAGTTGGGGGTCAGTGCTGCCTGTCCCCATGCTTAACATACCCGCCTAGCTGCTGtcacatttttcttgttttgtccttttatttttttctagtaaccTAAAAACTGGCAAAATAGTTCTGCAGGTTGAAGCCATGTCTACATGAAAGTCCTCAGTAAGTGTTAGAGGGAACAGGGCGGAGATATCCTTATGCCACCCCTGCTGGAGGATGTGGGCAGCTTAGGGCCCTGGAGGCGGTGCGGCAGGGAAGAGGGGTGCAGAGGCTGTGGCTGGTGAGCCGGTCAGGCACACAAGGGGCTCTTGGAGCGTGGACTGGttggttttgccattttgttgtGTGTatgctgcttttcttttctaaccAAGAGGCTGGTTTTGGCATCTCTGTCCCATTCCCTGGGATCTGGTGGTCAGCCCTAGGATACAAAGCCAGGGCTGGAGAACAAGAAAGGGCCAGGAGATAGAATTCCTTCAGGCCGGCACCCGCACCCTAGGACATGCAAGCCCTCATGTCCAGGGGAGCCTCAAGCAGATAGTAGGAAATCAGgtctggaaatttaaaaataaaaggcatgagACTAAGGCCATCTGCTTCCCTTATGCCCTGactggagaggggagggaggagaggcaaGGCCCACAGAGGGCATCCCCAGCTAGGCCTTGGGATGGCTGCAGTGAGGAGAAATCCCGGGAACTGTATTGATACaaagattcttattgcacttgtattttttgtattaaagTTTGCATGGTTTCTAATAAAGGATTCAAACATAAGTTTGTAGTGAAATGGCCTGGGAGATTCCAAGGGCTTCTCTGGAGGGGGATTGGCTGCAGTGTAGATTTGCCTCTGAGGAGGCTGCCCCAGACTTGGCCTCCTCAGGCGCCCTCCTGACCTCTGCCCTTCCCTGGTCCTGGCATCCCTTGGAGCTGGAGAAGTTAGGAGTCTTGACCTAGGTTTAGATTTGATCTCCATGTGCAGGGAGGCTGTCCTGGGCCTGACAGGTCCTCCCCCTTTCTGAGGTAGCAGTGCCTTGTGGAGGTTTGACACCATGTCCCTAGCTCTCCAAGCACACACCAGGAAACTGCAGGGACTCACGGAGGAAGTGCTGCCTGGGCCAGGGGAACCAGCTTTCCTCCGTAGAGACCATGTGCAGAACACTTCCGCTGTGCCCAGAACATGAGGGAGCCAGTGTTTTGTCAGCAGGAAGAAGGGCCTGCTGGGATGAAAGTGGGAAGGAAACTGGGTTGGGTAGTCAGGAGACACCCCAGGGACAACAGCACAGGCCCAGAGTACCTGCTGCCTCCACTGCGTCTGTCCTGGGGTCATGAGGATGCTGAGGTTGATGACAGGTTCCAGGTCCTTTCACTCCTTTGGCCAAGGGTTGGGTGTAGGTGGCCCAAGTGGAGTGCTCTCTAGGTAGACAACAGGAGTGGTCAGAGTTCCCTTGAAGGATCCTGCACACCAGAGCACCTGAGAAGGCCGGGACCAGAGGCCCTGTGTGATGTGTACTCCGCAGCCGTTTGGGGTGGGACATTTCTGTACTTCTCGATTTGCTTATGGCTCAGCCATTACCTGTGTCAGTCTGTGATTCTGTTGTAACAAACAGTTTTAAGAGTAAATAAAGCTGCCTGATGTCCCATCACGCAGGCTTTGTGCTTCTGTGTCTCGTTTTGCATCTACCTCCCTGATCCTTCTGCCCTCAGCTCAGCCCCTTGGCTGTGAACAACTTGTGGATGTGGACACGGGAAGGACCACTGTGCCACATAGCCCTGGGCCTCGGCTACCTGCGGAACTCTCCCCTAGTCTGCCTGATAAAGGGCTACTTGACACTTACTTACTGTCCAAAACTACAAGGAGTGACAGTTCTGACAGGCTTCCCGTGGTGGGTACTCAGAGCAGCAGCTGTGCCAGGGGACTGGGGTGGTTAACAGCACCGCTGCTTCATGCTCTTGACGAACGGAGGAGGTTCTAAcccccttcttctttctctcttaagACTTGGGGCCACGGGCAGCCCCTGTCCCCCAGCAATAAGCATctcactttcttctctctctaccttcctccttcctctttgggGAACTGTGGCCCAGTGTATGGAGGCCCTGAGAGAGGAGCCCCTAGTGGACAGCAATGGTCACAAGGGATAAAtagaactttattttaaataaacatttgcacTCTGTACACAGCCCCAGCAGAAGCAGGGCTCAGTCGTCAGCTGTCTTGCGCACATCAAAGCTGCCACAGGGTCCTCGCAGCAGCTCTGCCAGTAGCGCAAGCAGCTGCCCGTGCTCCTCCTGCACGCTGGGGGGAAGTGCAGCCAGCTCGCTGCGCAGGCTCCGCTCCACCATGCGGCCCAGGGCCCGCCGCAGCTCCTTCAGCAGCCGCACGGTACGCGAGTCACCCTCCAGCCGCAGCAGGTCACTGTCGCTCAGTGAGATGGTGGCCCGGCGCCCGTCATCTGAGGGAACGGAAAAGATGGTGGGGAACTGTGGTGAGGCCAGGCCCCGGAGGAGCAGCTGCAGAGCGGGGTGGGCGGGAggcctgcaggcacccaccacggaTGTGCACGTCCCCGTCGGTCAGGAGCAGCACAGCTAGCGGGTGCACCTGAGAGGAGTCCCGGACGAAGACGCTGCCATTGGACTTGACTGCCATGAAATACGTCAGCCATCGGCTCCGTAACCGTGTGGCCTCCCTAGGGAACACAGGGCTGGTGAGGCCACCCTTTTGGACCATCCCAGCTGCCCCATCCAGGCCTGCATGCCCTCACCTGTTAATGGTCGACTTGTGCAGCAGGATGTTGCCTGATTTGGTCCTATATGTGACGCTGTTGGGCTTGAACTTCCCCTGCCGGGTGACCTTGCCCTGCCTCACCTGcagggatggaggaaaagacaGGTGGGGCTGAGCAAGGAGCTGCAGACAGGGAAGAAGGCTGGGACCTGGTGAACTGCACTCCCTCCCAGAGGCAGCACCTGGATGAGGTTGGGGTAGAGGCCGGCCATCAGCACGCCCTtcaccagctcctcctcctcactgTACTCATTGCACTGGGCGGAGGCCAGGGTGCAGTCCGAGGGCTTCCCCACCAGGAAGGCCTCATAAATGTTCTCTGAGAACTGCTTGATGAGTCCTAGGGAGACAGAATGTGCGGTGAACCTACAGCCCCTAGCCACAGGCTGGGGGTGACAGAAGCtcagtgggggtgggaggggctcAGGAGAGCAGGTGTGGGCCCGACTGACCGTGGATGAAGCGCAGGCTGGGTGCGTAGAGCAGGTTTTCCTCCAGGTAATTCTCCCGGGAGCTGCGGTCCTGCCAACGCAGCACCTCCTCCCAGCCGGCGACAGCCCGCACAAAGGCTAGGTGGTCACTGCCGCTGTCATGGCTCAACAGTGCTTTCAcctgggaggggagaagagggcagCCGGATCACAGGCAGGGGCTAGACAACACCCCCTCAGAACAGCAGTGGGTGGACGGCTCCAGGAAGGAGCCAGGACTGACCTTGTCCACCTCTGCCCGGTTCTGTAGGCTGCTGCTGAAGGGGTCCCGGGTGAGGCAGGAAACGACCACCAATAGTGGGTGCAGGCAACGGAAGATGGCAGCCAACACAATGGCCTTGGCCAGCCGGGGGTCGGTGGAGATGTGAGCCAGGCGCTGCCCCAGGGTGGTCAGGTACTCCCGCTGGTCCAGCACCCCTGCAACGGCTCAGCTGTCAGTACCACCCTCGAGAGCCactccccagcccagcccagcccccacaTACCGATCTCCTGGAGCAAGATCACAGCCTCGTCCACTGCCTTGATGTTTGGACTGTCCACAGCCTTGGACAGGAACTCCACCGCCTATGACAGAGCCAGAGCCCGCCATGAGCCTGCCTCCCACCTGCCTGGTCCCCAGGCCAGCCCCCGCCCCGCCCTGCCGCACCGTCTTCTCAGGCATGTGGATTTTTGCTTGCAGCACCAGATTCTCGAGAGGTGTGCGCAGGATCTCTGGTACTTGGAAAGGGACCATTTTCTCCAGCCGGCTTCGAGGGAACAAGTGGTAGGCAAAGCCGGACTGGCAGCGGCCTGCCCGGCCCCGGCGCTGGATCACATTGGCTCTTGACACCCACACTGTCTCCAGGCAGGACACCTGGAGGAGGGGGCAGGTAAGCAGCACACAGATGCCACTTCCTCAGTGCTTCCCCACTCCCTGAGGAACCCTCACCAGCCCCCCACGTCAGGAACACTGAGACCCCACAAGCGTGGCCTTCTGAAGACACACAAAGCAGGTCTAAGGTAGATCTGGGCTGGGGACCACCTTGAAACGGAGTCCCTCCCCCAGTGGTTGGCCGGGCCCAGGAGGTAGGTGCCACCTTGGTCTTCAGGTCATAGCGTTCTTCCTTGTGCAGGCCACTGTCCACCACATGCACGATGTCATTGATTGTGATGGAAGTCTCAGCAATGTTGGTGGCCAAGACAATCTTGCGCACCCCAACTGGAGGCTGCTGGAATATGGCCTTCTGATCCATCATGGGGATGTTGGAGTGTACTGGTGGGCAAGACACACACTGGTTATGGGCACTGCTTCCACCAGAATTCCCCCCTGGAATGTGGGCAGGGCAAGGATTTTGACCCCATTTTGATGAAACAGGCGCAGATAAACACTATGCCCAGTGAAAAGTGCCACAGCTTGGTCAGAAACCAGGGCCCCTGGAGTCCCAGTTGGGTCAGTCGCTAGGACAGaggtcaggctggtttccaaaGGTCCCTGGTCCCTCCGCTGGGGCTCTCACCTGGCAGGATGAGGTACTTGCTCTCGTGCATGCCCAGGGCCTCCTGGAGGCGCTGCTGCACTCCTTTGATCTCCTGCCACCCAGGCAGGAAGCACAGGATCCCACCTGTAAAGGAGCCCTGGGGCATGAGCCAGCTGCTGCTGCAAACGTGGCCAGGGCTAGCATGGGACAGAAGGGGAGGCACCCACCTGGTTCCCCGCGAGCATCGATGTGCAGAACCAGATCAGTCACAAGGTCCAAATCGAGTGCGCATTCATCCTCAGActggggtggggaagagaggCCACAGTCACAGCCCCGGGGTAAGGGGTCATGCCAAGGACACAGCCACCTGACTCAGTGAGACGGAGCCGCTTGACATCAACTCCAATCCTCACATGCGTGCCACGGAGGCAGGGTTAGTCCCCAGTTTCTATCAAGGAAACCGAGGATTGGGGAGGGTAACTTGCCCCAGGCCACCAAGCCCCAGGGCCAGGGAGGAGAGGCATCCACGGAGGAAAGGCCAGGAGCCTCGGGTGGGATGGGGGTGTCCCTCACCTCATGGTGCCGGTGCCGGTGCAGGTACTGGTGCTTGCCCAACTTGGCCAGGATGTCCTCCAGGTAGTGCTCCTTGACTGGGTACATGAAGCCAGGCACCTTGATGACCGGGCAGCCACCAAAGTATCGGGAGAAGCGCTCATTGTCCCCTGTGGCACTCATGAGCACCAGCCGCAGGGCCGGGTTGAGCCGCTGCAGGCCCTTGAGCAGGATCAGCAGAAAGTCTGTGTTCACGTCCCGCTCATGCACCTCATCCACGATGACATGGCTCACGCCCTCCAGGCTGGGGTTGCTCTGCAGCTTACGCAGCAGGATACCCACAGTGCAGAAGAGCAGGGCCCCGCCTCGGGCTGGGGGCTTACTTTCCAACCGCACCTGGAAGCCCACGTTCCGGCGCAGGGAGGGGCCCAGTTCGTGGCTGACCCGCTGTGCCACAGACACAGCAGAGATGCGGCGAGGTTGGGTGATGATCACATTGCAGCGGGCACCGCGGCCCTCGGTCACATAGCGCTCCAGCAACAGCTGGGGGATGCGCGTGGTCTTCCCACAGCCCGTGTCCCCAGAGATGACCACCACCGGGTGCTGCTCAATGGCGTTGAGGATGGTGTCCCGATGTGGATCCACAGGTAGCTGGGGTGCCTCCTGCCAGACCGGCCCTCGCCGCCGCCACAGTTCTAGCAGACTCTGGCTGAGACGTACCTCCTCTGCTTCCAACAGGGGCACGTAGGGCTTGCCTGTGATAGGGTCACTCAGAGGCCCTGAGTCCTTGCCCAAGGGCAAGATGTCATCACTCTGCAGCCGGAGTTCCGGGGCGATCCATGAACTCTCCACAGGGTACTGGAGGGCAGGGAGGTaagcaaaacaatgaaaaagaaattcctcATTCACACACAACCAGCCACTCTGCAGGATTCGCCTGGGTCAGATGTTGTGGCCCAACCCGCTGGGCAGAGGATTACTTTAGTCCATGACTGCCCCGGGATCCTTGTGGGCAAGACTGGGCTGCTCAGGCCAGGGGGCTCCCAGGCCCCAATCTCAGTGAAGAGAATGGGGAGGTACTACTGCCTGTCGCAGATGGAGGCCTTCAGTCTGGAGAGATGGAGGCAGACTACAGGGAGCAGGGGTGGTGAGGGATGCAGGGCCTCTTACATGGTTCAGGAAGGTCTCTATCTTGCGGAGGATGGGCTCGGGCACCTGGATGGTGCATGGTCGGCGCTGGGTCTCACCCAGCTCACGCAAAGAGGCCAGGTTATACATGGCGTGTGTAAGCGGTTCGTTGTTCCTGTCCACCAGGCCCAGGCTCTGCAGGGGGACATGCAAGACAGTCTATGCTCTGGGGCTCCCCAAAAACCAGCCCAGACAAGCTCAGGAGCTCCAAGGCAGAAGTTGTGCCAAGTAATCTCTAAGAGATTTTGGATTTTGGCTGACATGGTGATGGAGGGAGAAATTATGAACTAGGAAAATGTAAACTtaccaaaataaatgttttaaaaaatgaactataaagttaattcaggccaggtgcggtggctcacgcctgtaatcccaacactttgggaggccgaggcaagcaaatcacctgagatcaggggttcgagaccagcctggctaacatggtgaaaccccgtctctactaaaaatacaaaaattagccaggtgggtggccagcacctatagtcccagctactagggaggctgaggtatgagaatcgcctgaaccctggagacacaggttgcagtgaaccgaaatcgtgacggtgcactccagcctgggcgacagagtgagactctgtctcaaagaaaataataataaagttaattCAAGAAAAGCTAAACCTGATATGTCACAGCAGAACAGCCCTACGTCTGGAGAAGGCCCTGAGGAGAAACCGCTCGCTGTGCGGCTAGAGCCCCCCCAACACCACAATTGGCCACTGTCACCTCCGTGAATTCCCAACATGTACCCTCAGACCAGCCAGGCCAGGCCCTCGATGCTAGAACGCACCCCACAGACTCCCTCTTCCTTTGCTGCCTCATCAAAGCCTTCCTCCCCCAATCCTTCCATCCTGTCTCCCAGTCCCTACATGGCACCTGACCCATCTGTGACCCCATCATATACAGACGCACGTGGAATTTCCTGTAAATGTTGATTATAATGCAACTTGATCAAACAAGCCACTGGAAGGAAAACACTGTGTCTTACCTCCCTACAAACCTAACGCCACCTCACCAGAGATAAAACATGGCATTCCAATACCTCAGGCACATGGGTAAAACTAGTCTTGTGTTCCTGTCACCTCTAATGGCTGGACTCTGCTCACCCTTCGGAGCCCAGATCAAACACTCCCTCCTTAAAGAAGTCTTCCCCCAACAGGGGCCAACCCCCTGCCTCTGGGTGTGCTGGCACCATCAGCTATAAGGACCTAAAGGACAGGAATCTGGTCCCCGTACCACAGGAGGTGCCAACACAAGCTCCTTGCTGCAGGAACAGGCTTCCGCCCTCTCCCCAGACTTCATGGGTTTTACCCACCAGCCTCACTGACAAATGGCCCTCCAGCCACTGCAAAGCTTGGTCCTTCCCAGACAGGCCCCTACCATGCCAAGGTGCTTCTGCTCACAGTGCATGTGCATCAGGCCAAAGCTCAGATGCCTCCAGTTCTACTCAGTCCTTGTTCTGCCCTCGAGTCACAGGTAGCACATCTGTGCCCTCTTTATCTCACCAATTGCCTGTCCCCTCTTCCTCGTCTTTCTCCAGGTTCTTGTTACCTCTCACCATCAGCTGTAACTAAAACATGGTTCCCAGAGCCAACTGTACCCATGAAATGGTGCACCTGACCATTCAGAGTAAAGCAGGCCCATTTCTGTCTTGTTCTGCAAACTAAACCTCCACCAACATGGGTTGAGATTACTAACTCCTCAGGCAGTCAGACGCAATCCCAACTCCCTCCCACTACTGTGCCATCAGCTAACTCCACCAGCCCCTTTCAAGAGAACAGCcatggccaggagcggtggctcacacctgcaatcccaacactttaggaagtGAAGGTAGAAAGATTGATTGAGCCCAAGATTTTAAGACCAgtcttggcaacacagtgagacccttgtctctacaaaaaatgtttaaaaattagctgggagtggtggtgcatacctatggtcccagctatgcaggaggctgaggtgaaaggatcgcttaagcctaggaggtcgaggctgcagtgagccatgattgtgccactatactccagcctgggccacagagaccctgtctcaaaaaa belongs to Pongo pygmaeus isolate AG05252 chromosome 2, NHGRI_mPonPyg2-v2.0_pri, whole genome shotgun sequence and includes:
- the DHX30 gene encoding ATP-dependent RNA helicase DHX30 isoform X3; the encoded protein is MAASRDLLKEFPQPKNLLNSVIGRALGISHAKDKLVYVHTNGPKKKKVTLHIKWPKSVEVEGYGSKKIDAERQAAAAACQLFKGWGLLGPRNELFDAAKYRVLADRFGSPADSWWRPEPTMPPTSWRQLNPESIRPGGPGGLSRSLGREEEEDEEEELEEGTIDVTDFLSMTQQDSHTPLRDSRGSSFEMTDDDSAIRALTQFPLPKNLLAKVIQIATSSSTAKNLMQFHTVGTKTKLSTLTLLWPCPMTFVAKGRRKAEAENKAAALACKKLKSLGLVDRNNEPLTHAMYNLASLRELGETQRRPCTIQVPEPILRKIETFLNHYPVESSWIAPELRLQSDDILPLGKDSGPLSDPITGKPYVPLLEAEEVRLSQSLLELWRRRGPVWQEAPQLPVDPHRDTILNAIEQHPVVVISGDTGCGKTTRIPQLLLERYVTEGRGARCNVIITQPRRISAVSVAQRVSHELGPSLRRNVGFQVRLESKPPARGGALLFCTVGILLRKLQSNPSLEGVSHVIVDEVHERDVNTDFLLILLKGLQRLNPALRLVLMSATGDNERFSRYFGGCPVIKVPGFMYPVKEHYLEDILAKLGKHQYLHRHRHHESEDECALDLDLVTDLVLHIDARGEPGGILCFLPGWQEIKGVQQRLQEALGMHESKYLILPVHSNIPMMDQKAIFQQPPVGVRKIVLATNIAETSITINDIVHVVDSGLHKEERYDLKTKVSCLETVWVSRANVIQRRGRAGRCQSGFAYHLFPRSRLEKMVPFQVPEILRTPLENLVLQAKIHMPEKTAVEFLSKAVDSPNIKAVDEAVILLQEIGVLDQREYLTTLGQRLAHISTDPRLAKAIVLAAIFRCLHPLLVVVSCLTRDPFSSSLQNRAEVDKVKALLSHDSGSDHLAFVRAVAGWEEVLRWQDRSSRENYLEENLLYAPSLRFIHGLIKQFSENIYEAFLVGKPSDCTLASAQCNEYSEEEELVKGVLMAGLYPNLIQVRQGKVTRQGKFKPNSVTYRTKSGNILLHKSTINREATRLRSRWLTYFMAVKSNGSVFVRDSSQVHPLAVLLLTDGDVHIRDDGRRATISLSDSDLLRLEGDSRTVRLLKELRRALGRMVERSLRSELAALPPSVQEEHGQLLALLAELLRGPCGSFDVRKTADD